Part of the Deltaproteobacteria bacterium genome is shown below.
TCGACGCGGACGGCTGGCCGGACGCACTCGACAGCTGCGCCACGCTCGCGAACGCGGGACAAGCCGACGCGGACGGCGACGGCGTGGGCGACGTCTGCGACAGCTGCGTGCTCTTCCCGAATCCGCGCCGCGGTCTCGAGTACCTGGACGAGAACCCGTGGGCCACGCTCACCGGCGGCCAGCGCGACACCGACCACGACGGCTACGGAAATGCCTGCGACGCGGACTTCACCGCGACGGGCAAGCTGGTCTCGTCGAAGGACCTCTCGCAGTTCCGGGCCAGCCTGGGCCAGAGCCGCGCCGCGGACGTCTGCGCGCGCTCGGGCGACCGGGCCTGCGCGATCTTCGACCTGTACGAAGAGGGCGCGGTCATCGACAGCGAGGACCTGAAGCGCTTCCGCGAGCTCGGCGGAAAGGCCGCGGGGCCGAAGTGTGCATCCTGCCCGCTCGTCTGCGAAGCTGGTGCGGCGGGGAGCTGCGAGTAGGTGCCGGAAGACTCGGGAAGCCCGAAGCGAGCGGGGGTGCTGGCGCAGTTCGCGCGCCTGGGGCTCTCGACGCTCGTGCCGGTCTCGTTCTGGCGCCGCGACCGGCCCTGGACGATCGCGAGCGTGCAGTGGTTCCTGTTCTTCACGCTCTTTCCGCTGTTTCTGGTCGCGTGGACCTCGCTCACGGGCTCCGAGTTCGGCGACGTCGCGTACCTGTACGGAATCTACTTCGCGACGATGTGGGGGCTGGTGATCTGGCTCTTCGTCCGGCCGGAGAAGATCGGCCTGCTCGACGTGGTGCGGGTCTCGCTCTTCACGTCGATCACGGGCGCGTTCATCGTGGGATTCCTTTACCGGCTGCCGGGCCTGTCGGCGGTGCTCGGCGCGACGCGCGATCCGCAGATCCTCGTGCGCCTGCCCGCGTACGTGTTCGGGGTGGGGCTGCTCGAGGAGTCGGTGAAGGCGGTTCCGCTGCTCTGGATCTTCGTGCGCAATCGCGAGCCGGGCACGCTGCGTGAGATCAGCTATCTGGGCTGTGTCTCCGGGTTCGCGTTCGGAGTGAGCGAGGCGGTGAGCTACTCGCTCTTCTACGCCCAGGGCGTCGCCAGCGGCAGCATGTCGCTGGGCGCGTTCGTCGTCGTGCAGCTCACCAGGCTGATCACGCTTCCGCTTCTGCACGCGGTCTTCTCCGGCGTCGCGGGCGTGTTCATCGCGCTCGGCGTCGAGACGCGGTCGCTTCGCTTCGCGCTGATCCTGTCCGGGCTCGCGCTCGCGGCGCTGATCCACGGCGTCTACAACGCGCTCTCCGGAACGCTGCTCGGCTTCGCGGTCGCGGTCGCCGCCGTGCTGCTCTTCATCGGCTACGTGCGCGGCGTGGAGGAGATGCGGATCGCCGTGCGCGCGGCCGCGCGAGAGCTCGACGGCTAGCGGCCGCGGAACACCGGCGCGCGCTTCTCGAGGAACGACTTCACGCCCTCGCGGTGGTCCTCGGTCTGGAACAGCACGCCGAGCGTCTGGCTGACCCAGCCGCCGAGCTCGTGCGGATCCGAGAGCCGGGCGCGGCGCAGCCCTTCCTTCATGGAGCGAAGCGCCAGCGGCGGATTCGCGGCGATCTTCGCGCAGAGGGCGCGCGCGGTCGGCAGCAGCTCGCCGTGCGGCACGACCTGCGAGACGAGCCCGATCCGCTCCGCCTCCTTCGCGTCGATCACGTCGCCGGTGAAGAGCAGCTCCGCGGCCTTCGAGGGCCCGACGATCTGCGGCAGGCGCAGCAGGCCGCCGATGTCGGAGACCAGCCCGCGCTTGATGAAGAGCTCCGCGAAGCGTGCCCGCTCCGAGGCGATCCGGATGTCACAGAAGAGCGTCAGATCCATGCCCCAGCCCACGGCCGGGCCGTTCACCGCGGCGACCACCGGGCGGTCGCACTCGAGCACCGCGATCGCCGCGGGCGTCGGGCGCGGGCGGACCTGGCGCAGCTGCGCGACGGTCGCGTCGCGCGCGGGGCCGGACATGATCTCCTTCACGTCGTCGCCGCTGCAG
Proteins encoded:
- a CDS encoding enoyl-CoA hydratase → MVRFELHEHVAQVTIDRPESRNALNPEAYRQLEAAFRQAQADPEVRCVLLTGADPSFCSGDDVKEIMSGPARDATVAQLRQVRPRPTPAAIAVLECDRPVVAAVNGPAVGWGMDLTLFCDIRIASERARFAELFIKRGLVSDIGGLLRLPQIVGPSKAAELLFTGDVIDAKEAERIGLVSQVVPHGELLPTARALCAKIAANPPLALRSMKEGLRRARLSDPHELGGWVSQTLGVLFQTEDHREGVKSFLEKRAPVFRGR
- a CDS encoding PrsW family intramembrane metalloprotease, which gives rise to MPEDSGSPKRAGVLAQFARLGLSTLVPVSFWRRDRPWTIASVQWFLFFTLFPLFLVAWTSLTGSEFGDVAYLYGIYFATMWGLVIWLFVRPEKIGLLDVVRVSLFTSITGAFIVGFLYRLPGLSAVLGATRDPQILVRLPAYVFGVGLLEESVKAVPLLWIFVRNREPGTLREISYLGCVSGFAFGVSEAVSYSLFYAQGVASGSMSLGAFVVVQLTRLITLPLLHAVFSGVAGVFIALGVETRSLRFALILSGLALAALIHGVYNALSGTLLGFAVAVAAVLLFIGYVRGVEEMRIAVRAAARELDG